The following coding sequences are from one Pseudonocardia sp. HH130630-07 window:
- a CDS encoding CGNR zinc finger domain-containing protein gives MALCASPTCRAAFFDTSRSRNRRWCDMNICGNREKKARFLANKRDGSGSAG, from the coding sequence CGTCTCCGACGTGCCGAGCTGCGTTCTTCGACACCAGCCGGAGCCGCAACCGCAGGTGGTGCGACATGAACATCTGCGGAAACCGTGAGAAGAAGGCGCGCTTCCTCGCCAACAAGCGCGATGGCTCGGGATCTGCTGGTTGA
- a CDS encoding DUF2188 domain-containing protein, translating into MAIKRGVEHIIHNQDGKIGERNTYPRSRDPRSSKG; encoded by the coding sequence ATGGCCATCAAGCGGGGGGTCGAGCACATCATCCACAACCAGGACGGCAAGATCGGCGAGCGCAACACCTACCCCCGTAGCCGCGACCCCCGCAGCTCGAAGGGCTGA